The nucleotide window CATCAAGAAGGGAACATCTTCTATCACCTTTACACTATTCTCTTTTGCGAGCTTTAGTCCTAGGGCGAGGGCGACAATATTCTTACCGACTAAATTTAACATTGACGAGGATTTTAGTAAACTTGCAGCTTCTTTTTCATTAATCTCTTCATCTTGAAAATATTCTTTTGATATATTTATCGTAAAATCGCCTTTGTTAATCTCTTTTCCCACCAAATCGAGATCACAAATATTAATCATCTGTGTTCCTTGATACTTTATCCTTCTTAGTGCGTATTTATTGTCTTGATTCAAGACGAATCTTTCCCTTCTATTGAGATGATATGTTTATGATTATATTTCTATCCACAAATCAATCTAAACATAAAGTAATAATTATAGTATATTCAAAAAAAAAATCAATGACTACGGACAAGAAAGGAAATGAGAGTACTAATAATATCAAAAAAATTAATAAAAAAGGAATCATCTTAACCAGTATTCTAGTAATAAGTATTATAGGTGCTAGCTTCATTGTATGGTTCCTACCATCCGAAAATATACAAAATAGCGGAATGAGTAACATGACCATTTCATTCTTGGATCCAAATGATACGTTAACATCA belongs to Candidatus Nitrosocosmicus arcticus and includes:
- a CDS encoding DUF424 domain-containing protein, with amino-acid sequence MNQDNKYALRRIKYQGTQMINICDLDLVGKEINKGDFTINISKEYFQDEEINEKEAASLLKSSSMLNLVGKNIVALALGLKLAKENSVKVIEDVPFLMVFSFLGNY